The following DNA comes from Eretmochelys imbricata isolate rEreImb1 chromosome 2, rEreImb1.hap1, whole genome shotgun sequence.
TTACACAACaataataacaaataaataataataataacccttCTTAAAGTACAGTTCTTGGCCCAATAATCTTTTTAAAAGAGAGATCCAGAGTTAAGGCAGAAAATATGGGCACAGTTCTTCGAGGTATTGAGaacctcctgcaaggtgctaagcaccctcagctcccaatGGAACTGGACTCATGCCAGTAACTCACACCACTGTGCTTAAAGAAGGACTCAATTCCACTCCTTCTGaggttaatggaagttttgccattgacatcaatgggaaaaaGACTGGATCCTATTACTTTTACATATCAAATATACTATTATAACTCAATGTAAAAAGCTGGAAGTCCATAAATCTGATTTTCTTTCATTGTGGAATTTACAGTTTTAATCAGGCTATTAATATTAATTTGCAACAAATGTTTTGTATAAACATCCCTGTCTTTTTATGCTTTTCTAATATATAAAGGAAAGACCAACTTGCAAATGTATGAAATATTCTGATCAATTTTAGCTCAATGACATGATTCATTTTAATAACTCTTCTCTTGTGTCAATATTAGTTTGCATACTAAAAAGTCAACATTATATAATCTAAATACTCTATAGTACATGTGCAATAATCTAATGGAACTTAGAGCATGTGTTAAATATGCAAACTAAAAAGGCTTTCAAAGACAGCTTTATAAATATCAGTATCATGACCTTTTTTATTTGGTAAAGGTAGTAATCTTGTTGACTAAGTAAGTTATTTTTACGTGTGTGTTCTTTGAGATACGGACGATACTTCCTATAGAAAGCTTgtctatttctttttcctaactaGTCAAGTAAAATAATTACTTgtcttgttttatttcatttacttAGTTAGTTTTGTGGCcagaaaaatcttttatttttttccaaaataaaaacaaaaaacaaaataaatcccaAAGCAGTGTTAGAGCTGAAGGCTCCAGTCCTTCAAAGGGACTACTCAGGTGCTTACATTTAGGCAGGACTAGAGTCTTCGAAagcaagggcttgatcctgtgcccACTAAAGTTAACAGTAAAATTCTCACTGGCTTccatggtgcaggatcagggcctatacacacacaaactttttgtttttgacaCTCCTAAAATATATAAATAGCTGGAACAACTTACACaaagataataaaaataaacgAATGTATGTTTCCCAGTGAGATGTTGTATGGCAAACTCTAAACCATGGCAAATTTTTAGAGCAAGTTATAAACAAGCATGATAGGTCTGGCTTAATGGTTAGAGTTCACTTGCttagtttttgtttttgacaaaacccTAATACGAGAAATATACTGAAAAGCATTTTTATGCTCAGCACAAAACTTAAGCATTCCCTCTACAGTGTTGGAAACTAACACAGAACAGCATTATTGTGCATAAATATCAAAAAGTGGGCTTGActagaaacaaaaaatgaaactaaCCAGCCTAGTTATATTGTTCAAACTGGTAAAAGTGAAAAAAGTAGGCAAACATCTCAAATGGTGAAAAGCATATTAAAAACTCAATCCTGCATTCACACACTTGAATAATTTTGCTCACATAAGGTGTCTTATTAAAGATACATACTTGCCTAATTGCTTACAGGACTGGGGCATATATATTTAGAAACCTTTCATGTGAAATACTCTACATTCTTAATAGTTAGAATATTTAACATATGTTattatatgcatccgatgaagtgagctgtagctcacgaaagcttatgctcaaataaattggttagtctctaaggtgccacaagtactccttttctttttgcgaatacagactaacacggctgttactctgaaacctgttattatctTAAGTCTTCTTTTAACAATGGAAGTGCTACTGTAGAGTGCTACTGTAAGAGTAACTGTTCTCTGAGCCAGATCCaccttccattaaagtcaaagacTCCCACTCAATTCCATGGGAACAGAATTAAGCTCATATTGGGCCAGACCCTACAAGAGCTCCATGCATCACATTCCCTTGAAGATAACACCCAATATAAGGGTTAATGCACAGGCTAATGGTGACTACCAAGCTGGAATTCAAATGAGGAATTCTGATGCTGCATTATTCTGGCATATTTTATGATAGCTTCATAATCCTTCAATGGAACTGTAGGCTAGTAATTATCATTTACTCTTGCACTGTCATTTCTAGTCTACAGAAGGGGCTTACTCTTTCAAACccttatttaaataataatgatatttAGCATTTTCATAATGTTTTATACGCTACACCATTGTACAGGCATTAGTTAATTAATCTGACATGAGTCATCCTTATTTGTGCAggtagtttcactgaagtcaatgtgactacTTGCAGCATGATAAGAATTAACCATGTATATTTTTGCAGGATCAATGGTTATATATTTTCAACATTTTATATTCTTATGACTTTATGATATTAAACTAATAGTCAAGAGAAGAtcatgtttaaaatataaaaatggaatTTGGATTCTAAAGTGTCTGTACTTTCAGCTGTTGCACTTATGCAATGGAATCAAGATTATATAACATGAGTCTGATTACAAAAAATATGGCTCTCATTACACAGTGCATGGTTTCTATTACAGGATAGTAATCTATCACAGATTATCAGGCTATAATTGACAAGTATATATTATATTActgttaatatatattttaacttgCATTGCACAGTACACGGCTTTCAAATTTCCCTTTTATGGCTACTTGCCTATTAAATTATTGGCAATAATTTTAATTGACCATTTTTACTTTATCTCACAAATACACACCAATTTACATACAGGACTTTTTCATATTAAATACCTAAGATCAAACTGCTGGCAAACCTATAATAAATTTTGGCTTGAACAGGTTTAtttcaacaaaaaagaaaaactttgctttgaagaaACCATCCTTCCTTTGcaatcagaaaacagaattttatttcagaaatcCTTTTGGTGATTAAAAGAAGATTGTGAAATTTTACAGTGTGTTCAAGACTAATGTTTAATTCATTAGTAATctaagtattttatttaaaatgtttcatattgAGCCATGTTAtgaataaacaaaatattttaaaacaaaattatgccATTAAACCTGTTTTGACCCTTTTCAGTTTAGGGGTAGAAACAAACCACAGAAAAATATTACAATAGTTTAAGAACTGGTTTGATAGATTTTAACATAATACTTCTCAATCCTTATTCAAATACAATGAGAAACACGATCACtgtaaaaagaatgaaaaacaaataatggGACATAACAAAACAGATCCTACTGAGGTTTAATATACCACGGATCTATTATAAATTAAGTAAGCCTCTTTTTTATGGGTAGATGTTTCTTTGAATTCCAAGGTGACCTATGGAAATTGACATCTTCAGGTGAAACAAGGCATACAGTACGAACTAATTGAATAAATGAGTAGCAGACCTAGAAGCCAAACTGAAGGAGGAGGTGAGGACTGTGGAAATGTCTTTCCCAAAAGGGTCAGGCAAGGTTCAAGTAAAGTAATCTAAATAAACACCTCCTTTATGGGCCAGTCTGTGAAGCTACTGatgagcagttactcacacaaGCAGTCCCATTAATGAATGTGAGTAAATCTGTAACAATAAAGtaattatttattaaacaaaagatcCACCCAAAAGATTCCAGTGAATTTATTTACCTTTGTCCGAAGGAAAAAACACCATTTTCCATTGTCTACTATTACTAGAGGACATGGACCTGTGTGTGTGGGCTAAGTGGAAAGACAACATTTCAAGGACACACTAAATGATCAGAAAACCACCTTACATAGACACAGGCAACTTGCCCATTGTAATGAACATAAAGAAGGACTGGCTACAGATCtcacaaaaaatatttattcatcAAAATCTCACTTCCAATGGTGTTCtaagggagaaagagaaaaaggaacacAACAGTAATATTTCTTCTTGGCTAAGAGCAAATGGAGTATCATTTGATATCTAATACATCCTCTGTTGAGGACCTACATATTTTGTTCTGGCTGGAGGATCCAAAAGATCTTTTCCAGGGCTAGCCATTATGAACCTAATGTATAGTGAACAATTATTTGATTAGTTTTTTAGACAACAAATTTAAAGCTGCACAACAGTGTTGATAGCTCAGCACTGGGCAAGAATTGTAGCTTGAGTGTAACTATTGTCAAAGAGGCAAACCTATGTTTAGAGCTATCAAAAACCAGGTGCTGAGGGAGTCCCAATAATTGCCCACTATCCCATCCAGTAATTTATCTGTGCAGTGCTTTGGAGGCCAGGAAGAAGCCAGACAAAAAGTCTGGAAGCAGCAGTTCGAGGCAGTGTATCTTAATACAGTGATACTTGTGTAAAGTAGGAGGCCAGCAAGTCTAGGCTGACTAGTGGAGGGAGGCTTTAGTTCAAGATAGAACAAATGACACCTGAAATCTGGAGGATAATTTGCTCAACACAAAGGGATTGTCTGCTGGGGATGGCTCTTCCAGCATCTTTCACTACCCAGCTAGCAAATTATAATGTCAGCTACAGGACAAAGTATATAAAAGGGGAGATAAAACCATTCCTTTCAGACCTCTCCACACCCTTTCCCCCGTTGTTACCGTTGCATATAACTGAAACCAGAGGCTCTCCAAGCACCTGACCCACATGACTGACCCTATCACCCCTGTGCAGCAGGGAAGtgtaattatccccatttcactgaGGAACAGGGAGAACAGGTGACCCATCACCTTGGTATCTTGACCTggccaaggtcatacagggagcCATTGGCCCAGGAGGTCAGGGCCAGAGAGCAGGCTGTGCGGGAATTGGGGCTTAAACCCCTGCAAGTAAGGAAACAGCTGACACGGCACTGAACCCCGGGTCCCCAGCCCCTTACCTGACCCTTCACCAGGCTGGCTGCGAACTGCCTCATGACCGCCTCCACGGTGTAGGCGCTGGACCAGCCGCGAGGGGTGAGCAGCTCCATGCAGATGGCCCCGCCGTCCAGCACGTAGCCGTTCTCCAGGCGGGGGCTGAGCACCCTCATGAAGGGCGGCGAGAAGGGGAAGTTGTCGGGGAAGGTGAGGTTGAGCAGGATGAACTCGGTGTTGGTCTCCTTCATGTCCTGCCACAGCACCGAGTCCTTGTCCACCTGGTGCAGCTTCACGTTCCAGTCGAACAGGCTCTCGTCCACCAGCTCCACAGAGATGAAGCGGTCGCTCAGCCGGGCGATGTCCTGCAGCTCCTTCATCAGCCGCCGGCTCCGCACCTGCGTGCAGTGCTGCTGCCTGCCCGAGGGCGCCACGGGGGCAGAGCCCGACGGGGGCGGCACCAGCGGGGCAGAGCCGGCCCggccgctgctgctccccccaggcagcagctgcGGCCTGGGCTCCTTACCCGAGCCCGGCTCCTTGGCGCTGTGGTGCGGGGGCTTCTCCTTGTGGCCCCCCGAGCCGGGCTGCTGCGGCGGCTGCTTGGAGAGCTCCAGCACTTTCTTGGCCTTGTTGCCCGCTGGGCTGCCCTccttgctggggctgctgctgctgctgcagccggCGCTGCCCTGCTGCTTGTTGCTGCTGTTCTTCTGGCTGCCCTTGGCTCGGAGCGAggagccctgctggctgctgcggtggtggtgatgatggtgcTTGGGATCCTCCGTGTCCCTGTTGTGCAGTCGGATGAGCCCGATTTTCCGGAGCAGAGTGGCCATGTTGTGTTTGGCGGTTTCTGTTGGAGCCGCTGCTTGGCGAGCCCCGGCGTGGCCCCTCTGCAGAGAGCAGGGCGCTCCTCGGCTTGAGTGAGGGCGACGGAGACGACTGAGCCCGGAGCAGGGAGGGCGGGAGAGACAGAAAGACGATGGGGAGAGGCGATGCTGCTTCTGCTCAGACGCCTCCTTTCAccggggctgctgctggcagcattGCAGCACTGTATCCGCTCCCGGAGTCACCAGAGCTCCACTGCTATGGCCATAACCCCCCTCGAAAGGGGGGAAACCCTCTCCACGCACCGCCCCCCCACGCCCCCCGAGAGGTGCTTCTCCTGCAGATGGCCGGCTGCTTCCCGACTAACCTGCAGTTAATATCGAGCCAAGCCACGCCACGAGCTCTGCCCGCGGGATTTACCCTTCGCTGCCTCTTCCCCGCCGCCCCCCTTCGCTTCCCTCGCTAGCCTTGGACCTGCTCAGGTACCagatttccctcctcctccagctggtgAGCTAATGTCGCTCTCGATTCTGTCGGCTGCAGGTTTCTTCCTGCGAACGGTGGGATCTGTTCGGCTCCTGAGtatccccctctgcctccccgtTTCCCTCTCAGCAGCGGCAGCCGGACAGCTCCTGGCCCCGGCTCTTTGTTGTGGAATCCGCTACAGCCAGGCTCCGCGCGCTGCGTGTGCCGCAGCCGACGGGGCTAGTTTGGGCTGACGGAGTAATACAGCGAGAAGGCGGGTGAGGTGGGCAGGGGAATCTCCGATCGCAGCCCAAGGCGCCCTTCGCCCTTCCCTCCGTTTACCTTCTCCTGGCACAGGGGGAGAGAGCGCTTTGGGGGGAGCTGCTCCCGCACCACGGCCGCCCTGCCTTGTTTCTGCAGGTTCTCCGCTTCTGCGGAGCTGACATTGCAGAGGCCGCTCAGTCTGTTGCTGTGCGTGCGGAGGAGGAGGCGGGaccctggggaggggccaggctgttaCTCGCACGGGGGcaggagccactggctggaggagaattaaaatgtttctttaataATGGTGGGGAGTTGGGGATGGGCGCCCCTTCATCCCCTCAACATGAACAGATTTCTCAGCCCACCTGCTCCCCCCAAACGCCAAGGCTAATGTGGCCCCATGGGCTTGTGACTGTGCACAGAGAGAAGACAACCGACCGTATCAGAAACGTGATCGCTGGGTGCTGGATCCATACAGCTGCTTTCCCCTTCAAAGActgaaaagggaagagagaaacaCTTTCAGATGGGGAGGAAGAAAGGCAAAGGCTGAAGAATAATTATAGCTATTCACCAGTGAACACATAGTAATAGccagtgtgtgtgtccctgttggTATTATATTCTATAAAATCTATGTCAAGTCAGTACCTGATGAAGGAATAAATCTGTTACAGTATTAGATGTCCTCTGCCCTTTGGTGTGCCCTGGGGAGGCCTCCACCagtgccaggtttacaatggtgccatggagccgggcccatgctcagaaggggacCTGGACTGCTCCGCTTGTACTGCGCCCCAAGACAACATAGGCCTGCCCCCCGAGGGGAaagggcatgctggcagcacagggctagtcggccactgtgcgtctggcaactgctggtttgtGAATAGTGTcctcgcactgggctgggcggagggggctgcccctgccatgctccattgcccctggctggcccttcactccccccaccacgctccattgcctccatgaatgggcccacaaaaggttaatctggccctggcctCCACTCTGGTTTGGAAGAACGGCCTGTATTGGGAAGGGATTTGTGAACTCCTTTAAGCCGTTTTGGAAACAATGTGAAGGAAACTTAGCAGGCTTCTTAAATTATATGTGCAAATTATAGTATGTTATCAGCTGCAACCATATTTTTTGATCTGAGTAACAGCTTCTTGACACAACTGTAAGAATTTTGGAGACACCCTTTACTTTTCatccttatttttttccccttgctattAATTTAACCGGTAACTTGTTTTGTCAGGTGATACTGCATGTGACAATATAGCATGTTATGACCAGTTGCAATAACCATTTTTTCACTTTATATAGTGTAAAATGCAAATtaatacaaacagaaaaaacaaattaatgaCAATTTTATTTGGCATAATTTTAGAGAGCTTTTAGATATCAAGATCCTAAAAATAATTAATCAGTAGCATtatacaggttgaacctctctagtccaGCATCCTGGGACCTGACCAGTGCTGAATCAGTGAATTTTCCGAACCACGGGAGGTCAATGCAGAGTGCCAGCGGGTCTCCATAGGTGCGGGAAAtaggggtggtgcagggggtgatGCATCACCCCCAGGCTTTGCGCCCAGTGTggcccccccccacccggggaCTCTGATGCCGGCCCCAGGTCTCAGCTGCCGGCCCCTcgcccagggtcccagctgctgtccccaggtcctccccctccctcttggAGTTTGGAtgccacaaatcagctgttcgcagcACTCTGGAGGCattgggaggaaggaggaggagttggTAAGCGCGAGGCCGCCGGTATGCAAGCggcgctgggggaggggactgaggggggagcttggcgccagccctggagcacccacggagttgtcACCTATGCCGGACCATGGATGTTAGCGGACCAGGGAGTACAGGATTAGAGGGATTCAATCTGTATTGATTTCTCAGCTATGGTATCATTAAAGGCCTTATCCTGCAGGTGAAGTCAGTGATCCAgtgaagtcaggtttcagagtaacagccatgttagtctgtattcgcaaaaagaaaaggagtacttgtggcaccttagagactaaccaatttatttgagcataagctttcgtgagctacagctcacttcgttggatgtcagtgagagttttgccttcAGTGGAAATAGGATGGGGTCCAAAAGGAACACTGATCgctttaaaatcatttaaaacaaaacaaagttccTTACCTCTGTTATAAATGACACTTTGATTATTAAAACTCTAATCATTTTAAACATCTATGCTGTTTGTTTACTGGTTGCCTTTCTTGAAGCTTAGACAAAGATAGTCAGTTTCAGACCTTTTAGACATCTTTTTATATCATGCCGCTGATGTAAATAGCCTAGCTGACCTTATAGTAGTGGAGGATCATGCAAAGTGGAGCTCTGCTCTGTCTCTTTGTTCCCTAACACATTCCCTCCTTTCAGCTATGCTAGGGGAAGGGAGGTTTTTTGTGTGGGGATGGGACAGAAGGACAGAGCTGACACAGGAGGCAGAGATTTCACTTGCACAAGAGGAGTTCTCTGATGGCCATTTATGGCCAATATCAGTCCATTTTGTACACTTGAGCAACTCAAAGTAGACACAGTGGGTAGGAGAATCCGGCTGCTAGtatagataattttttttttggcatttgcCAGCATTTTA
Coding sequences within:
- the UBE2QL1 gene encoding ubiquitin-conjugating enzyme E2Q-like protein 1, encoding MATLLRKIGLIRLHNRDTEDPKHHHHHHRSSQQGSSLRAKGSQKNSSNKQQGSAGCSSSSSPSKEGSPAGNKAKKVLELSKQPPQQPGSGGHKEKPPHHSAKEPGSGKEPRPQLLPGGSSSGRAGSAPLVPPPSGSAPVAPSGRQQHCTQVRSRRLMKELQDIARLSDRFISVELVDESLFDWNVKLHQVDKDSVLWQDMKETNTEFILLNLTFPDNFPFSPPFMRVLSPRLENGYVLDGGAICMELLTPRGWSSAYTVEAVMRQFAASLVKGQGRICRKAGKSKKSFSRKEAEATFKSLVKTHEKYGWVTPPVSDG